From a single Leclercia sp. AS011 genomic region:
- a CDS encoding M24 family metallopeptidase, with the protein MMIQLQTVPAPRTFTDVPPVLLTDATMLERKDKVLTRMNEAGYDALVIYADKEHGANFEYLTGFVPRFEEGLLIVEKTGAATAILGNENLKMAQHSRLPATLKHCPFFSLPNQPMENEASLETLFSDIGLHKLERIGLVGWKMFTSAGADNRLLFDLPYFIVEALKNSTHAQLENAAHLFIRGDNGARVTNNANEIAHYEYGANLASGCMLNALNAVEPGIRETELGAMLAAEGQYQTVVTIAAAGQRFEKANFYPTYKKLERGQPLSMTTGFKGGLSSRTGFVIADESELPDAQKDYLDRVAKPYFAAVARWLETLRIGMPGGAMYAHIEQHLPKAQYGWHLNPGHLSADEEWMSSPIYPHSAETLKSGMILQIDIIPSVPGYTGVSAEESIALADPTLQSNIQAAYPALWARILTRRAYIREVLKINLADEVIPLSNTVAYLRPFLLAKEKAFTC; encoded by the coding sequence ATGATGATCCAGCTGCAGACCGTCCCGGCACCGCGCACTTTCACCGATGTACCCCCGGTGTTGCTCACCGATGCGACGATGCTTGAGCGCAAAGATAAGGTGCTGACCCGCATGAACGAGGCGGGCTATGACGCCCTGGTGATCTATGCCGATAAGGAGCACGGAGCAAATTTCGAGTACCTGACCGGGTTTGTGCCGCGCTTTGAGGAGGGTCTGCTGATTGTGGAGAAAACGGGCGCGGCGACGGCGATCCTGGGCAATGAAAACCTGAAGATGGCGCAGCATTCGCGGCTCCCGGCCACGCTGAAACACTGTCCCTTTTTCTCGCTGCCGAATCAGCCGATGGAGAATGAGGCCTCGCTGGAGACGCTGTTCAGCGACATTGGCCTGCACAAGCTGGAGCGAATCGGGCTGGTCGGCTGGAAAATGTTTACCTCTGCCGGGGCCGATAACCGGCTCCTCTTCGATCTGCCGTACTTTATCGTCGAGGCGCTCAAAAACAGTACCCACGCACAGCTGGAAAACGCCGCGCACCTGTTTATCCGTGGCGATAACGGGGCCCGCGTAACCAACAACGCGAACGAAATCGCCCATTACGAATATGGCGCTAACCTCGCCTCCGGCTGCATGTTGAACGCCTTGAACGCGGTAGAGCCGGGGATCCGCGAAACGGAACTCGGCGCAATGCTCGCGGCAGAGGGCCAGTATCAGACGGTGGTGACCATTGCCGCCGCCGGACAGCGCTTTGAGAAAGCCAACTTCTATCCGACCTATAAAAAGCTGGAGCGCGGCCAGCCGCTGTCGATGACCACCGGTTTTAAAGGCGGGCTGTCGAGCCGGACGGGGTTTGTGATTGCCGACGAGAGCGAGCTGCCTGACGCGCAAAAAGATTATCTGGATCGGGTAGCGAAACCCTATTTTGCCGCGGTCGCCCGCTGGCTTGAGACTCTCCGCATCGGGATGCCGGGCGGCGCGATGTATGCCCATATCGAACAGCACCTTCCCAAAGCGCAGTATGGCTGGCACCTCAATCCGGGGCATCTCAGCGCCGATGAAGAGTGGATGTCCTCGCCGATTTACCCTCACTCCGCCGAGACGCTGAAGAGCGGCATGATCCTGCAGATTGATATTATCCCCTCCGTGCCGGGCTACACCGGGGTTAGCGCCGAGGAGAGCATCGCCCTGGCGGACCCGACGCTGCAAAGCAACATCCAGGCGGCCTACCCGGCGCTGTGGGCGCGGATCCTGACCCGCCGGGCCTATATCCGCGAGGTGCTGAAGATTAATCTCGCGGATGAGGTGATCCCGCTGTCGAATACCGTGGCCTACTTGCGTCCGTTCCTGCTGGCGAAGGAGAAAGCCTTTACCTGCTGA
- a CDS encoding GNAT family N-acetyltransferase has protein sequence MIRIMCDADAPALAQLFLEARRRTFYWVDPSRFQLDDFARQTEGEQIWVAEQNGRLCGFIAIWAEENFVHHLYVDEACHGQGLGRALLAQGLAGATQPASLKVATRNVQALAFYHRLGWQETDEMGFCNITGPWRRLVLPISLHFLNTRR, from the coding sequence ATGATCAGAATAATGTGTGATGCAGACGCCCCCGCGCTGGCCCAGCTGTTTCTTGAGGCGCGACGCCGCACCTTTTACTGGGTGGATCCGTCCCGGTTTCAGCTGGATGATTTTGCCCGTCAGACCGAGGGTGAGCAGATTTGGGTGGCAGAGCAGAACGGGCGTCTGTGCGGTTTTATCGCCATCTGGGCTGAAGAGAACTTCGTCCACCACCTTTATGTCGACGAAGCCTGTCACGGTCAGGGGCTGGGGCGCGCCCTGCTGGCGCAGGGGCTGGCGGGCGCGACGCAGCCAGCCTCGCTGAAGGTGGCGACCCGCAACGTCCAGGCGCTGGCATTCTATCACCGGCTGGGCTGGCAGGAGACCGATGAGATGGGCTTCTGTAACATCACCGGCCCGTGGCGCAGGCTGGTGCTGCCGATTTCATTACACTTTCTCAATACTCGCCGGTAA
- the ttrA gene encoding tetrathionate reductase subunit TtrA: MPKLSRRQWLKIGVAAGGFAAFGLSYRDVARRAVEGLVNGTSGKVTRDRIHGNSLLPEGSVRNGWQNTPGQAVSMTQCFGCWTLCGIRVRVDKQANQVLRIAGNPWHPLSHEKPFPSTMPFAEAMTRLAGESGLESRSTACARGATLLESLTSPLRLLTPMKRAGKRGEGKWQRISFEQLIEEVVEGGDLFGEGHVDGLRAIRDLTTPVDARHPAWGPKANQLLVTNTSDEGRDGFLRRFALNSFGSKNFGAHGAYCGLAYRAGSGALMGDLDKNPHVKPDWENVEFALFMGTSPAQSGNPFKRQARQLASARLRKFNYVVVSPALPLTTVLADDHGHWLAVKPGTDSALAMAMIRWIIDNERYTAEYLTLTSREAMARAGEKSWSNATWLVIADENHPLAGQHLHLSHLNGGDGQADEALVMNEAGGLVPVSQCERGALFVTQQVTLHDGSRVTVKSSFQCLKESAQRFTLEAYSQQCGVAVDQIVALATAFTSYGRKAAVVTHGGMMSGNGFYNAWAVMMLNVLLGNMSLNGGVFVGGGKFNGEANGPCYNLEQFPGKVAPKGLNIARSKADYASSEEYQAKIAAGQSPWPARAPWYPFVAGQLTELLPSALDGYPYPLKAWISNMTNPLYGVPGLRAVIEARLADPQRLPLFIAIDAFMNETTALADYIVPDTHNFESWGFSAPWGGVASKTSTARWPVVDPATAKTAGGEPVSMEAFCIAVAKRMQLPGFGDHAIPDAQGKMHPLHRAEDYYLRVAANIAFAGQKPLPAANEQDMALSGVDRIFPTITQTLTIREALPVAFLYSRGGRFAPEASGRKEETVGAEWAKPMHIWNPQVAAYKHAITGERFSGCPTWYPARLSDGQPLEAVYPSAEWPMQLMSFKSNVMSSSSTVVERLHHVKPTGLVAIHPQDGARFGLLHGDLARIQTPGGHVEAQVSLLSGVMPGVIAMEHGYGHREMGARQHWLDGEPMAQRSQIAFGVNLNDLGFADPTRKVPGPWLEWVTGSSVRQGLPASIEKV; this comes from the coding sequence ATGCCTAAGTTATCCCGCCGTCAATGGCTAAAAATCGGCGTAGCCGCCGGTGGTTTTGCCGCATTCGGTCTGAGCTATCGTGATGTCGCCCGGCGAGCCGTTGAGGGGCTGGTCAACGGCACCTCAGGTAAAGTGACTCGCGATCGTATCCACGGTAACTCGCTTTTGCCGGAAGGAAGCGTCCGCAACGGCTGGCAGAATACCCCCGGCCAGGCCGTCTCCATGACCCAGTGCTTTGGCTGCTGGACATTGTGCGGTATCCGGGTGCGGGTGGACAAACAGGCTAACCAGGTGCTGCGCATCGCCGGTAACCCCTGGCATCCGCTCTCCCATGAGAAACCCTTCCCCAGCACCATGCCCTTTGCCGAGGCGATGACCCGGCTTGCCGGGGAAAGCGGGCTGGAATCGCGCTCTACCGCCTGCGCACGGGGCGCTACTCTCCTGGAAAGCCTGACCAGCCCGCTGCGGCTCCTTACGCCGATGAAACGCGCGGGCAAACGCGGCGAGGGGAAATGGCAGCGCATTAGCTTCGAGCAGCTGATCGAAGAGGTTGTGGAGGGTGGGGATCTGTTCGGGGAGGGACACGTGGACGGGCTGCGCGCCATTCGCGATCTCACGACTCCGGTGGATGCCCGTCACCCTGCCTGGGGCCCGAAGGCCAATCAGCTGCTGGTGACCAACACCAGCGATGAGGGCCGGGATGGTTTCCTGCGCCGTTTTGCTCTCAACAGCTTTGGATCGAAGAACTTTGGTGCCCACGGGGCTTACTGCGGGCTGGCCTACCGCGCCGGGTCCGGGGCGCTGATGGGCGATCTGGATAAAAACCCGCACGTCAAACCGGACTGGGAAAACGTCGAGTTTGCGCTGTTTATGGGCACCTCACCGGCTCAGTCGGGTAATCCCTTCAAGCGCCAGGCCCGCCAGCTTGCCAGCGCCCGACTGCGAAAATTTAACTACGTGGTAGTCTCACCGGCCCTGCCGCTGACCACGGTGCTGGCGGACGATCATGGTCACTGGCTGGCGGTGAAGCCGGGGACGGATTCGGCGCTGGCGATGGCGATGATCCGCTGGATCATTGATAACGAGCGCTATACCGCAGAGTACCTGACGCTTACCAGCCGTGAGGCGATGGCCCGCGCCGGGGAGAAGAGCTGGAGCAACGCCACCTGGCTGGTGATCGCCGATGAAAACCATCCTCTTGCGGGACAGCATCTGCACCTTTCCCACCTCAACGGGGGGGACGGGCAGGCAGATGAGGCACTGGTGATGAATGAGGCGGGCGGGCTGGTGCCCGTCAGCCAGTGTGAGCGCGGTGCGCTTTTCGTGACGCAGCAGGTGACCCTGCACGATGGTTCCAGGGTGACGGTGAAAAGCAGCTTCCAGTGCCTGAAAGAGTCGGCGCAGCGTTTTACTCTGGAAGCCTACAGCCAGCAGTGCGGGGTGGCAGTGGATCAGATCGTCGCGCTGGCCACGGCCTTCACGAGCTATGGGCGTAAGGCGGCGGTAGTCACCCATGGCGGCATGATGTCCGGTAATGGATTTTATAACGCCTGGGCGGTGATGATGCTAAACGTGCTGCTGGGGAACATGAGCCTCAACGGCGGGGTATTCGTCGGGGGCGGCAAGTTCAACGGCGAAGCCAACGGGCCCTGTTACAACCTGGAGCAGTTCCCTGGCAAGGTCGCGCCAAAAGGGTTAAATATTGCCCGCAGTAAAGCGGATTATGCCAGCTCGGAGGAGTACCAGGCGAAAATCGCCGCGGGCCAGTCGCCCTGGCCTGCCCGGGCCCCCTGGTATCCCTTTGTTGCCGGGCAGCTTACCGAACTGCTTCCCTCCGCGCTGGACGGCTATCCCTATCCGCTGAAGGCGTGGATCTCCAACATGACCAATCCTCTGTACGGCGTACCCGGATTACGCGCCGTGATCGAGGCGCGTCTGGCGGATCCGCAGCGCCTGCCGCTGTTTATCGCCATCGATGCGTTTATGAATGAGACGACCGCCCTGGCGGACTATATCGTCCCGGACACCCATAATTTCGAAAGCTGGGGATTCAGTGCACCCTGGGGCGGAGTGGCAAGTAAAACGTCTACTGCCCGCTGGCCGGTGGTGGATCCCGCGACGGCAAAAACCGCCGGGGGCGAGCCGGTCTCCATGGAGGCGTTCTGCATCGCGGTAGCAAAACGGATGCAGCTCCCGGGGTTTGGCGACCACGCCATCCCGGATGCGCAGGGGAAAATGCACCCTCTCCATCGCGCGGAGGATTACTACCTGCGCGTCGCTGCCAATATCGCCTTTGCGGGACAGAAGCCGCTCCCCGCTGCAAACGAACAGGATATGGCTCTGTCGGGCGTGGATCGCATCTTCCCGACAATCACACAGACTTTAACGATCCGGGAGGCACTGCCGGTGGCGTTTCTCTATAGCCGGGGAGGACGCTTTGCCCCGGAAGCCTCGGGCCGCAAAGAGGAGACGGTAGGGGCGGAGTGGGCGAAACCGATGCATATCTGGAACCCGCAGGTGGCGGCTTATAAACATGCCATTACTGGCGAGCGCTTCAGCGGGTGCCCGACCTGGTATCCGGCCCGTCTGTCTGATGGCCAGCCGCTGGAAGCGGTCTACCCGTCCGCGGAGTGGCCAATGCAGCTGATGTCATTTAAATCGAACGTGATGAGCAGCTCAAGCACCGTCGTGGAACGGCTACACCACGTTAAGCCGACGGGGCTGGTGGCTATCCACCCCCAGGATGGCGCTCGGTTTGGCCTGCTACACGGCGACCTTGCACGGATACAGACCCCGGGCGGCCACGTGGAGGCGCAGGTGAGCTTACTTTCCGGCGTCATGCCGGGGGTGATTGCCATGGAGCATGGCTACGGACACAGGGAGATGGGGGCGCGTCAGCACTGGCTGGATGGCGAGCCGATGGCGCAGCGAAGCCAGATTGCCTTCGGGGTAAATCTCAACGATCTCGGTTTTGCTGACCCCACCCGCAAAGTGCCGGGCCCGTGGCTGGAGTGGGTGACGGGATCCTCGGTGCGCCAGGGATTACCGGCGAGTATTGAGAAAGTGTAA
- the ttrC gene encoding tetrathionate reductase subunit TtrC, with translation MIITEMLAQPQPITWLPWAVQYFFFIGIAACAVLLACAARWLRHRHSEQFERVCLFIALTCGITAPLALTADLHQTARFWHFYAWPTPWSWMPWGALFLPLFTLLLGLWFLLFHLRKGNTRLLRALALATALTAIGLLLYTGREVSVVHARPVWFSYWLPVAMFLSAMSALLAMLGLALRDLARRLLQGQAVTLVLLGAVMLAWYLGNTLSGEALRQQWRPGGEIRLYLTALILLWAVTLTMSLYASRHRPSLFIMLANMLLVAILCWMLRWTVLIGGQIIPKYNALTNDYSLPMGTDGLLAIIGTFGLWLALSIVLGECVTWLSRRYPHA, from the coding sequence ATGATCATTACTGAGATGCTGGCTCAACCCCAGCCCATCACCTGGCTGCCCTGGGCCGTGCAGTACTTTTTCTTTATCGGGATTGCCGCCTGCGCCGTCCTGCTCGCCTGCGCCGCCCGTTGGCTGCGACACCGGCACAGCGAGCAGTTTGAGCGGGTGTGCCTGTTCATCGCACTCACCTGCGGGATCACCGCCCCGCTGGCGCTGACCGCCGATCTTCATCAGACCGCCCGCTTCTGGCACTTTTACGCCTGGCCAACCCCCTGGTCATGGATGCCCTGGGGCGCGCTCTTTTTGCCGCTCTTCACGCTGCTGCTGGGGCTGTGGTTCCTGCTTTTTCATCTGCGCAAGGGCAATACCCGACTGCTGCGCGCGCTGGCGCTGGCGACGGCGCTGACGGCCATCGGTCTGCTGCTCTATACCGGGCGGGAAGTCTCCGTCGTGCACGCCAGGCCGGTGTGGTTCAGCTACTGGCTGCCGGTGGCGATGTTCTTAAGCGCCATGAGCGCGCTGCTGGCGATGCTCGGCCTGGCGCTACGCGATCTCGCCCGACGACTGTTGCAGGGGCAAGCTGTCACCCTCGTCCTGCTCGGTGCGGTAATGCTGGCATGGTATCTGGGTAATACCCTGTCGGGGGAGGCGCTGCGTCAGCAGTGGCGGCCCGGCGGTGAGATCCGCCTTTATCTGACCGCCCTGATACTGCTGTGGGCGGTGACGCTGACGATGTCGCTGTATGCCAGTCGACATCGCCCCTCATTGTTTATCATGCTCGCAAACATGCTGCTGGTGGCGATCCTCTGCTGGATGCTGCGCTGGACAGTGCTGATCGGTGGGCAAATTATCCCGAAATATAACGCCCTGACGAATGACTATTCCCTGCCGATGGGCACCGACGGCCTGCTGGCAATCATCGGCACCTTTGGTTTATGGCTGGCCCTGTCGATCGTCCTCGGGGAGTGTGTGACTTGGCTTTCAAGGAGATACCCGCATGCCTAA
- the ttrB gene encoding tetrathionate reductase subunit TtrB, which produces MDISKRQFLQQMGVVTAGAALIPLAEAGIAFGPERHEGSDRHRYAMLIDLRRCIGCQSCTVSCTIENQTPQGAFRTTVNQYQVRLADSEAVTNVLLPRLCNHCDNPPCVPVCPVQATFQRKDGIVVIDNTRCVGCAYCVQACPYDARFINHATQTADKCTFCAHRLEAGLLPACVESCVGGARIIGDLKDPRSTLSRMLATHRDDIKVLKPENNTRPHVFYLGLDETFVSPLQGRAQPALWQEVEYDHY; this is translated from the coding sequence ATGGACATCAGTAAGCGCCAGTTTTTACAGCAAATGGGCGTTGTCACGGCCGGCGCGGCGCTAATACCGCTGGCTGAGGCGGGCATTGCGTTCGGCCCTGAGCGGCATGAAGGCTCCGATCGGCATCGCTACGCCATGCTGATCGATCTGCGCCGCTGCATCGGGTGCCAGTCCTGTACGGTGAGTTGCACCATTGAGAACCAGACGCCGCAAGGGGCGTTTCGCACTACCGTCAACCAGTATCAGGTCCGCCTTGCCGACTCTGAGGCGGTAACCAACGTGCTGCTGCCCCGGCTCTGCAACCATTGCGATAATCCGCCTTGCGTGCCGGTCTGCCCGGTGCAGGCCACCTTCCAGCGTAAGGACGGTATCGTGGTGATCGACAACACTCGCTGCGTCGGTTGCGCCTACTGCGTCCAGGCCTGTCCGTATGACGCCCGGTTTATCAATCACGCCACCCAGACGGCGGATAAATGCACCTTCTGCGCACATCGCCTTGAAGCCGGACTGTTGCCGGCCTGCGTGGAGTCCTGCGTGGGGGGAGCCCGTATCATCGGCGACCTGAAAGATCCCCGCAGCACCCTTAGCCGGATGCTGGCAACGCACCGGGACGACATTAAGGTACTGAAGCCGGAAAATAACACCCGTCCGCACGTCTTTTATCTCGGGCTGGATGAGACCTTTGTTTCGCCGCTGCAGGGACGCGCCCAGCCCGCACTCTGGCAGGAGGTGGAATATGATCATTACTGA
- the ttrS gene encoding tetrathionate respiration histidine kinase TtrS: protein MERSVKILLFLMVTSLTSPLLAAEWTIGILALRGETITRTQWQPLVDSLNQAVPEAHFRLLPLDLNGMREAVNQGTIQFVLTNPGQFVQLNSHYHLRWLSSLRSGQGTTLESMTTGSAIVVREASDITRPQELVGKTLGAVDAQAFGGYLLGYRALRDAGVQVDESTVRFVGFPADALLYLLREEAIQAAIVPVCLLESMDSEGLIDKSQFRVLLQKNVAFHCLTSTPLYPDWSFAALPGVDDRVADAVTRALLSSPRWGAPTSTSDTEALLRELNRHPEQQRIGETVLDWMRQHRLAIGLCLLLVVLFIANYGWVMVLVNRRGRALEQANSQLRNQQQTLEQARQMNMLGEMASGFAHELNQPLAAIRMYAQGGLNHLSAAENRAAVEKALVNIESQAERCGLIIRHLREWANPARQAENATEDYAPCDVAGTIRQVLTLLQLDKTSPDLSVYLYNHQTVLLALPPVVLEQVLANIILNAVQAGAGNLWIDLSRDEHQYHITLQDDAGGIPAEQLPDLFRPFHSGKKTGMGLGLVICQRLLRGIHGDIDVHNRRAPDGSEGVCVTLKFPADDNNGKRQ from the coding sequence ATGGAACGCAGCGTAAAGATCCTTTTGTTCCTGATGGTTACCAGTCTCACCTCCCCGTTGCTGGCGGCCGAATGGACCATCGGCATCCTCGCCTTACGCGGTGAAACCATCACTCGCACCCAGTGGCAGCCCCTGGTCGACTCGCTTAATCAGGCCGTGCCCGAAGCCCACTTCCGCCTGCTGCCGCTGGATCTCAACGGCATGCGGGAGGCGGTGAACCAGGGCACCATCCAGTTTGTGCTGACCAATCCGGGACAGTTTGTCCAGCTCAACAGCCACTACCACCTGCGCTGGCTGTCATCACTGCGCTCCGGACAGGGCACCACGCTGGAGAGCATGACTACCGGCAGCGCCATTGTGGTCAGAGAGGCCAGCGACATCACCCGCCCACAGGAACTGGTCGGGAAAACGCTGGGGGCGGTAGATGCCCAGGCCTTCGGCGGTTATCTGCTCGGCTATCGGGCGCTGCGCGACGCCGGAGTACAGGTGGATGAAAGCACGGTGCGCTTTGTCGGCTTCCCGGCCGATGCCCTGCTCTACCTGCTGCGTGAGGAGGCCATCCAGGCCGCCATCGTGCCGGTCTGTTTACTTGAGAGCATGGACAGCGAGGGGCTGATCGACAAAAGTCAGTTTCGCGTGCTGCTGCAAAAAAACGTCGCCTTTCACTGTTTGACCAGCACCCCGCTCTATCCCGACTGGTCGTTTGCCGCGCTGCCCGGGGTGGACGATCGGGTGGCGGATGCGGTGACCCGGGCTCTGCTGAGTTCTCCCCGCTGGGGTGCCCCCACCTCCACCAGCGACACCGAAGCCCTGCTGCGCGAACTCAACCGACACCCGGAGCAGCAGCGGATTGGGGAGACGGTTCTCGACTGGATGCGCCAGCACCGGCTGGCTATCGGGCTCTGTTTACTGCTTGTCGTGCTGTTTATCGCCAACTATGGCTGGGTGATGGTGCTGGTAAATCGTCGCGGCAGGGCACTGGAGCAGGCAAACAGTCAGCTGCGCAACCAGCAGCAAACCCTGGAGCAGGCCCGGCAGATGAACATGCTGGGGGAGATGGCCTCTGGATTTGCCCATGAGCTTAACCAGCCGCTGGCGGCAATCCGCATGTATGCCCAGGGCGGGCTGAACCATCTGTCCGCGGCTGAAAACCGTGCTGCCGTAGAGAAGGCACTGGTTAATATTGAATCACAGGCCGAACGCTGCGGGTTGATTATCCGCCACCTGCGGGAGTGGGCCAACCCGGCGCGGCAGGCCGAAAACGCGACGGAAGATTACGCCCCCTGCGATGTTGCCGGGACTATCAGACAGGTGTTAACCCTCCTCCAGCTGGATAAGACCTCACCCGATCTGAGCGTTTATCTTTATAACCACCAGACCGTTCTGCTCGCTCTGCCTCCGGTAGTACTGGAGCAGGTGCTGGCGAATATCATTCTGAACGCGGTTCAGGCGGGTGCCGGCAACCTGTGGATAGACCTGAGTCGCGATGAGCACCAGTATCACATTACCCTGCAGGACGATGCTGGCGGCATCCCCGCAGAGCAGCTTCCTGACCTGTTCCGTCCTTTCCATTCCGGTAAAAAAACGGGGATGGGGCTGGGGCTGGTCATCTGCCAGCGGCTGCTGCGTGGCATCCATGGCGATATCGACGTACACAACCGCCGCGCGCCGGACGGCAGCGAGGGGGTATGCGTAACCCTCAAATTCCCGGCTGACGATAACAACGGAAAACGGCAATGA
- the ttrR gene encoding tetrathionate respiration response regulator TtrR: MIHLVDDDEAVTSACSYLLESLGHSVRCWNRSEQFLHDAPLDTTGVALLDMRMPEMDGHALFQAMREANSTLAVVFLTGHGDVPMAVQEIQSGAVDFLQKPVAAGALKLAIEKGYAHSARLTQTHDLRLRYATLTPKEKEVAHCVAVGLMNKDIALKMHIALRTVEVHRARVMEKMDAKSMAELVLQINRSGV, translated from the coding sequence ATGATTCATTTAGTTGACGACGACGAGGCGGTTACCAGCGCCTGTAGCTATTTACTCGAGAGCCTGGGCCATAGCGTCCGCTGCTGGAACCGAAGTGAGCAGTTTCTGCACGACGCCCCGCTGGATACAACGGGCGTCGCCTTGCTGGATATGCGGATGCCGGAGATGGACGGGCATGCGCTCTTTCAGGCCATGCGCGAGGCCAACAGCACCCTGGCGGTGGTTTTTCTCACCGGGCATGGTGACGTGCCGATGGCCGTTCAGGAGATCCAGTCTGGTGCAGTCGATTTTTTACAGAAACCTGTCGCCGCCGGAGCCCTGAAATTGGCCATTGAGAAAGGCTATGCTCACTCGGCGCGCCTGACGCAGACCCACGATCTCAGGCTGCGCTACGCCACCCTTACGCCAAAAGAGAAAGAGGTCGCACACTGCGTCGCCGTCGGCCTGATGAATAAAGATATTGCGCTGAAGATGCATATCGCACTCCGCACGGTGGAAGTTCACCGGGCGCGGGTGATGGAGAAAATGGACGCGAAGAGCATGGCGGAACTGGTGTTGCAGATTAACCGTTCAGGGGTATAA
- the ampC gene encoding CMY2/MIR/ACT/EC family class C beta-lactamase, whose translation MKKSLLCMLLVCLSGSALATTPEEAQVAQVVNPTITALMKAQAIPGMAVAVLYQGKPYFFTWGQADVAGNKPVTRQTLFELGSVSKTFTGVLGGDAVARGEIALSDPASKYWTALSGKQWEGITLLHLATYTAGGLPLQVPESVTDAASLEKYYQTWQPEWAPGTKRQYANASIGLFGALAVKPSKMDFEQALTRRVLKPLNLNHTWVTVPASEQANYAWGYRDGKAVHVSPGMLDAEAYGVKTSIVDMAGWLQANIQPDHIQDASLKKGITIAQSRYWQVGEMYQGLGWEMLNWPVTSRTLEQGADNQYALAARDTKAITPAQPPVRASWVHKTGATGGFGSYIAFIPEKNLGIVMLANKNYPNPERVKAAYQILEALQ comes from the coding sequence ATGAAAAAATCTCTGCTCTGTATGCTCCTTGTCTGCCTCTCCGGCTCCGCGTTGGCCACCACGCCGGAGGAGGCGCAGGTCGCGCAGGTGGTTAACCCCACCATCACGGCGCTGATGAAGGCGCAGGCGATCCCGGGTATGGCGGTAGCGGTACTGTATCAGGGCAAACCGTACTTCTTCACCTGGGGGCAGGCGGACGTCGCCGGGAACAAACCCGTGACCCGCCAGACGCTGTTTGAGCTGGGTTCGGTGAGCAAAACCTTTACCGGGGTGCTGGGCGGCGACGCGGTGGCGCGTGGGGAGATTGCCCTCAGCGATCCGGCCAGTAAATACTGGACGGCGTTATCGGGCAAGCAGTGGGAAGGCATCACGCTGCTGCATCTGGCGACCTACACTGCGGGCGGCCTGCCGCTGCAGGTGCCGGAGAGCGTCACCGACGCCGCGTCGCTGGAAAAATACTATCAGACCTGGCAGCCGGAGTGGGCTCCGGGCACGAAGCGCCAGTATGCCAACGCCAGTATCGGCCTGTTCGGCGCCCTGGCGGTGAAACCCTCGAAGATGGATTTTGAGCAGGCGCTCACCCGTCGGGTGCTGAAACCGCTGAACCTCAACCATACCTGGGTCACGGTCCCGGCCAGTGAACAGGCGAACTATGCCTGGGGCTACCGGGATGGCAAGGCCGTCCACGTCTCGCCGGGTATGCTGGATGCCGAAGCCTACGGAGTGAAAACCTCTATCGTCGATATGGCGGGCTGGCTGCAGGCCAACATCCAGCCGGATCACATCCAGGACGCGTCGTTGAAAAAAGGGATTACGATCGCCCAGTCACGCTACTGGCAGGTAGGGGAGATGTATCAGGGACTGGGCTGGGAGATGCTGAACTGGCCGGTGACGTCCCGGACGCTGGAGCAGGGGGCAGATAACCAATACGCCCTGGCCGCGCGGGATACTAAAGCCATCACTCCGGCGCAGCCGCCGGTGAGGGCCTCGTGGGTGCATAAGACCGGGGCGACGGGCGGGTTTGGCAGCTACATCGCCTTTATCCCCGAAAAGAATCTCGGCATTGTGATGCTGGCGAATAAAAATTACCCCAACCCGGAACGGGTGAAGGCGGCGTATCAGATTCTGGAGGCGCTGCAGTAA
- a CDS encoding DsbA family oxidoreductase translates to MKVSIKVTSDFICPWCRIADARLEKARQSLPEDVEVEVDWLPIELNPGMPREGMDRVAYRRAKFGSWEYSHQLDEHTVEKGKTDDVTFNYPAIQRVPNTFAAHRLTLFAPAGLTRSLLVKRLFQAFFEEGRDIGDSEVLAEVAGECGMDKEAARHYLFSTAGEAEVIQLEDLARQGDINSVPTFDIAGIRLTGAVPADQLRYYIMDAYRDLLKGGGARCQGDKRLP, encoded by the coding sequence ATGAAAGTATCCATCAAAGTGACGTCCGATTTTATTTGTCCCTGGTGCCGGATTGCCGACGCGCGCCTGGAAAAGGCACGGCAATCCTTGCCTGAAGACGTTGAGGTCGAGGTTGACTGGTTGCCCATTGAACTCAACCCGGGTATGCCGCGGGAGGGCATGGACCGAGTCGCCTATCGCCGGGCTAAATTCGGGAGCTGGGAATATTCACATCAGCTGGATGAGCACACCGTCGAGAAGGGGAAAACGGACGATGTCACCTTCAACTATCCGGCCATTCAGCGGGTTCCTAACACCTTTGCGGCACATCGACTGACGCTGTTTGCGCCTGCCGGTCTGACCAGATCCCTGCTGGTTAAGCGCCTGTTTCAGGCCTTCTTCGAAGAGGGGAGAGATATTGGCGACTCTGAAGTTCTGGCGGAGGTGGCGGGCGAGTGCGGGATGGACAAAGAAGCTGCGCGCCATTATCTGTTCAGTACCGCAGGAGAGGCGGAGGTGATCCAGCTGGAAGACCTGGCGCGGCAGGGCGATATCAACAGCGTGCCCACCTTTGATATTGCCGGTATCCGGCTGACGGGGGCTGTTCCTGCAGATCAGCTCCGCTATTACATCATGGATGCATATCGCGACCTGCTTAAAGGCGGCGGAGCCCGTTGCCAGGGCGATAAGCGATTGCCCTGA